From one Microbulbifer sp. A4B17 genomic stretch:
- a CDS encoding malic enzyme-like NAD(P)-binding protein, producing the protein MTDSLRQAALDYHALPSPGKLSVELTTPAETQEDLSLAYSPGVAEPVREIAKDPEAAYRYTGKGNLVAVISNGSAILGLGNLGPLASKPVMEGKSLLFKRFADINSVDIEVDASSPEQFIQTVASIANTFGGINLEDIKAPECFHIEETLIERCPVPVFHDDQHGTAIVTVAGMLNALEIQGKKISEVHMVCLGAGAAATACCKLLLAAGARKEQITMLDSRGVIHSGRTDINAYKGEWARDTDMRTLDDAIAGADVFLGVSGPDLLSAEQLQRMAPKPVVFACSNPNPEIKPELAHSVRDDLIMATGRSDYPNQVNNVLCFPFIFRGALDVRAARINEEMKLAAIEAIRKIAHLPVPDSVREGYGGIELSFGPNYILPKPTDPRLLPEVASAVARAAVDSGCARLPYPDNYPLETL; encoded by the coding sequence ATGACGGATTCATTGCGCCAGGCAGCGCTCGATTACCACGCGCTCCCCAGTCCCGGCAAACTTTCAGTAGAACTGACGACCCCTGCCGAAACCCAGGAAGACCTGTCCCTGGCTTACAGTCCCGGCGTCGCCGAACCAGTGCGAGAAATCGCCAAGGACCCAGAAGCAGCCTATCGATACACCGGCAAAGGTAATCTGGTAGCAGTCATCTCCAATGGCAGTGCCATTCTCGGTCTCGGCAATCTGGGCCCGCTGGCCTCAAAACCCGTGATGGAAGGCAAGTCACTGCTGTTTAAACGCTTTGCCGATATCAACTCAGTAGATATCGAAGTTGATGCCAGCAGCCCGGAGCAGTTTATTCAGACCGTGGCCTCAATCGCCAACACCTTCGGCGGTATCAACCTCGAAGATATTAAGGCGCCAGAGTGCTTCCATATTGAAGAGACCCTAATCGAGCGCTGCCCGGTACCAGTTTTTCACGACGATCAGCACGGCACCGCCATTGTGACCGTTGCCGGTATGCTCAATGCTCTGGAAATTCAGGGTAAGAAAATTAGTGAAGTGCATATGGTCTGCCTGGGCGCAGGTGCCGCTGCGACCGCCTGCTGCAAACTGCTGCTGGCTGCCGGAGCGCGCAAAGAGCAGATCACTATGCTCGACAGCCGTGGGGTTATCCACTCGGGGCGAACGGATATCAACGCCTACAAAGGTGAGTGGGCGCGGGATACCGATATGCGCACCCTCGACGATGCCATCGCCGGTGCGGATGTATTCCTCGGGGTATCCGGCCCGGACCTGCTCTCCGCCGAGCAGCTACAGCGCATGGCCCCAAAACCGGTGGTCTTCGCCTGCTCTAACCCCAACCCGGAGATTAAACCCGAGCTGGCTCACAGTGTGCGCGACGACCTGATTATGGCCACAGGCCGTTCCGACTACCCAAACCAGGTTAACAACGTGCTCTGCTTCCCGTTTATTTTCCGGGGTGCCCTGGATGTTCGCGCTGCGCGCATTAATGAAGAGATGAAGCTGGCAGCGATCGAGGCGATCCGCAAAATTGCCCACCTGCCGGTACCGGATTCAGTGCGCGAAGGTTATGGCGGTATCGAGCTCAGCTTCGGGCCCAACTATATCCTGCCCAAGCCAACCGACCCGCGTTTACTGCCTGAGGTGGCTTCGGCCGTAGCTCGAGCAGCCGTAGACAGTGGCTGTGCGCGCCTGCCCTACCCGGACAACTATCCCCTGGAAACCCTGTAA
- the gshA gene encoding glutamate--cysteine ligase yields the protein MAAIKKRSGSTKEIRVPISHLAALSQAKPAQLLKGILRGVEKESLRVAPDGTLAQTPHATALGSALTHESITTDFSEALLEFITPPVATPEEALQVLDRIHRYTYNQIGDERLWVNSMPCAIGADKDIPVARYGSSHSGTMKTIYRLGLGLRYGRAMQTIAGIHYNFSLPEEFWLWLHEIEGSSEDLKSFKTRRYFDLIRNFRRNYWLLIYLFGAAPAVCASFVEGREHKLQAFNGDGHTLHVPHATSLRMGDLGYNSNVQQSLVVCYNDLRSYLSTLCSAISSSYGPYQEMGVKNEGGDYQQLSTGVLQIENEFYSPIRPKNPAKRGETALSALDNRGVEYVEVRCLDLNPFAPLGIDAQQMRFLDSFLLHCLLTDSPKTSDADYRSTQENQQRIVYRGHEPELTLLDNGGERKLNDWATQLLGEVDSVAELLDSAWGGSQYRSSVGVQKAKVKGDILTPAQQILAEMREQNITFSQWAMDKAEQHRRYFLERPLDSDSLQDFLHQAETSLLKQKEVEAQDSGTFETFLSRYYAQYNCCQD from the coding sequence ATGGCAGCGATAAAGAAGCGTTCCGGTAGTACCAAGGAGATTCGAGTGCCTATTTCCCACCTGGCCGCACTATCGCAAGCCAAACCAGCCCAACTGCTCAAAGGCATTCTTCGCGGCGTCGAGAAGGAAAGCCTGCGCGTCGCTCCCGATGGCACCCTTGCACAAACGCCGCATGCGACAGCATTGGGCTCCGCACTGACTCACGAGAGTATTACCACCGACTTCTCTGAGGCACTGCTGGAATTTATTACGCCCCCGGTGGCAACTCCAGAAGAAGCTCTACAGGTCCTGGACCGCATCCACCGCTATACCTACAACCAAATCGGGGATGAGCGTCTCTGGGTCAACAGCATGCCCTGTGCGATTGGGGCAGATAAAGACATCCCTGTAGCCCGCTATGGGAGCTCCCACAGCGGCACCATGAAAACTATTTACCGCCTGGGTCTCGGACTGCGCTACGGCCGCGCCATGCAGACCATTGCCGGTATCCATTACAACTTTTCGCTACCCGAGGAGTTCTGGCTGTGGCTGCATGAAATCGAAGGCAGCAGTGAGGATTTAAAGAGCTTTAAAACCCGTCGCTACTTCGACCTGATTCGTAACTTCCGCCGCAATTACTGGTTACTGATTTATCTGTTTGGCGCCGCGCCTGCGGTGTGCGCCTCGTTTGTCGAAGGACGCGAGCACAAACTGCAAGCCTTTAACGGCGACGGCCATACCTTACACGTACCTCATGCCACCTCCCTGCGGATGGGCGACCTGGGTTATAACAGCAACGTGCAACAATCACTGGTGGTTTGCTACAACGACCTGCGCAGCTATTTATCGACGCTCTGTTCAGCGATCAGCAGCTCTTACGGCCCCTATCAGGAAATGGGGGTTAAAAATGAAGGCGGCGACTATCAGCAATTGTCGACAGGCGTACTGCAGATCGAGAATGAGTTTTACTCACCGATTCGTCCCAAGAACCCCGCCAAACGGGGGGAAACAGCGCTGTCCGCCCTGGATAATCGCGGTGTCGAATATGTTGAGGTGCGCTGTCTCGACCTGAACCCCTTCGCCCCCCTGGGAATCGACGCCCAGCAGATGCGTTTTCTCGATAGCTTCCTGTTGCACTGCCTACTCACTGACAGCCCCAAAACCAGTGACGCTGATTACCGCAGTACCCAGGAAAACCAGCAGCGTATCGTATACCGGGGCCACGAGCCGGAACTGACACTGCTCGACAACGGTGGCGAGCGAAAGCTGAACGACTGGGCCACCCAGTTATTGGGCGAAGTCGACTCAGTGGCAGAATTGCTGGATAGCGCCTGGGGAGGCTCGCAGTACCGCAGCTCGGTGGGTGTGCAGAAGGCTAAGGTGAAAGGGGATATCCTCACACCGGCACAGCAGATTCTGGCAGAGATGCGCGAACAAAATATCACCTTTTCCCAGTGGGCTATGGATAAAGCCGAGCAGCATCGTCGCTACTTCCTGGAGCGTCCCCTGGATAGCGACTCTCTACAGGATTTTCTACACCAGGCGGAAACTTCACTGCTTAAGCAAAAAGAAGTTGAAGCGCAGGACAGCGGCACTTTTGAGACCTTTCTGAGTCGTTACTATGCCCAGTACAACTGCTGCCAGGACTAG
- a CDS encoding ACP phosphodiesterase, whose translation MNYLAHLLLSGSNPRWRLGGLLGDFVKGPLGDSWPTDIERGIRLHRRIDAITDTHPAYRDALAQLDPRWRRYAGIALDIWFDHLLAQNWQQWHSEALDDFCRTCWKDFHSDSRYIPPRAKAFIERAEQIKLLQSYREERVIELTLERVGQRLRRPVALQELLPELIAGRNNLESNFNKLLTDLNLEANRFRQHYSGSELP comes from the coding sequence ATGAACTATCTGGCACACCTGTTACTGTCCGGGTCCAATCCGCGCTGGCGGCTGGGCGGGCTTTTGGGAGACTTTGTCAAAGGCCCCCTGGGCGACAGTTGGCCGACGGATATTGAGCGTGGCATTCGCCTGCACCGTCGCATTGATGCCATCACTGATACGCACCCCGCCTATCGGGATGCTCTGGCACAATTGGACCCGCGCTGGCGCCGCTATGCCGGGATTGCGTTGGATATTTGGTTCGATCACCTGTTGGCACAAAACTGGCAGCAGTGGCATTCCGAAGCTCTGGACGATTTCTGCCGCACCTGTTGGAAAGACTTTCATTCCGACAGCCGGTATATTCCGCCCCGCGCAAAGGCATTTATTGAGCGCGCCGAGCAAATTAAACTGCTGCAAAGTTACCGCGAGGAACGGGTAATCGAGCTGACCCTGGAGCGGGTTGGGCAGAGGCTGCGCCGCCCGGTAGCGCTGCAGGAATTGCTGCCGGAACTTATTGCCGGGCGGAACAATCTGGAAAGCAATTTCAATAAACTATTAACCGACTTGAATCTCGAAGCGAACCGCTTTCGACAGCACTATTCAGGATCCGAATTACCATGA
- a CDS encoding disulfide bond formation protein B, which produces MTLPNPRITFLLVFLMVAFLLGAAFYLEYVQGLEPCKLCITQRVMLLGVGVVSLIAFLHNPATIGRRVYGLLVSLWAMGGLYFAGRQLWLQSLPEDQVPACGPSVSYMIEVFPMADVLKALLSGDGNCAEVQWTMMGLSIPGWAAIGFAGLILFGGWQAFRKG; this is translated from the coding sequence ATGACCCTACCCAACCCGCGCATCACTTTTCTTCTGGTATTTCTAATGGTGGCCTTTTTACTCGGCGCCGCCTTTTATCTCGAGTACGTGCAAGGCCTGGAGCCCTGCAAGCTGTGTATTACCCAGCGGGTAATGCTGTTGGGTGTCGGAGTGGTTTCGCTGATCGCATTCCTGCACAACCCGGCAACTATCGGCCGGAGGGTATACGGCCTGCTGGTATCCTTATGGGCAATGGGCGGCCTCTACTTTGCCGGTCGACAACTCTGGCTGCAAAGCCTGCCGGAAGACCAGGTGCCGGCCTGCGGTCCGAGCGTCAGTTATATGATTGAAGTGTTCCCTATGGCCGATGTACTCAAGGCACTGCTGAGCGGCGATGGCAATTGCGCCGAAGTACAGTGGACAATGATGGGCCTGAGTATCCCCGGTTGGGCCGCTATTGGTTTTGCCGGCCTGATCCTGTTCGGCGGCTGGCAAGCATTTCGCAAGGGCTAA
- a CDS encoding CidA/LrgA family protein, producing MSKSTLRKISHWLGGAAILVAGSWLGNLTSSSLSLPIPGSVVGMLVLLLILVLYGGVPTGLSRVSSQLLYLLPLLLLPAAVGVFFFQGLTLSDWLALIAAIFIGTLVSIAICALLLKKMLIGSGGGEDE from the coding sequence ATGTCAAAATCCACACTGCGCAAAATATCTCACTGGCTGGGCGGGGCTGCCATTCTGGTTGCCGGTAGCTGGCTGGGAAATCTCACCAGCTCAAGCCTGTCGCTGCCCATTCCAGGGTCTGTCGTGGGAATGCTGGTATTGCTGTTGATCCTCGTACTTTATGGCGGGGTTCCCACCGGTCTTTCCAGAGTCAGCTCACAACTGCTTTACCTGTTGCCCCTGCTGTTACTGCCGGCGGCTGTCGGAGTATTTTTTTTTCAGGGCCTGACCCTGTCAGACTGGCTCGCTCTGATCGCCGCTATTTTTATCGGCACACTGGTCAGTATTGCTATCTGCGCACTACTACTTAAAAAAATGCTGATTGGTTCCGGGGGTGGAGAGGATGAGTGA
- a CDS encoding LrgB family protein, with amino-acid sequence MSELLESPVFVLPLNVTAFLIAVTLYRRYQTVLLHPIISASILVTITLSVLRIPYGSYRDSSTVLYSLLGPAVVALAVPLKQNLVIIRKAGWPLLVTIFVGATLAPIIAVLIALALGAGKSVLLALSGKSITTPIALALAETIHASLSLTAAIVVLTGVVGAIAGPFLMSRLNIHDERIVGIVLGINAHAVGTARALEISALCGACAALAMGTCGALTALILPLIISG; translated from the coding sequence ATGAGTGAGCTCCTGGAGAGCCCGGTCTTTGTATTGCCCTTAAATGTCACGGCTTTTCTTATCGCAGTTACCCTTTACCGGCGCTACCAGACTGTACTGCTACACCCCATCATCAGCGCCAGTATTCTGGTCACAATAACACTGAGTGTTCTCCGGATTCCCTATGGGAGTTACCGGGACTCCAGCACAGTGCTGTACAGCTTGCTGGGACCCGCTGTCGTTGCCCTGGCCGTCCCCCTCAAACAAAACCTGGTAATTATCCGCAAAGCCGGCTGGCCACTGCTTGTGACTATTTTTGTCGGCGCAACCCTGGCTCCTATCATAGCGGTGCTAATCGCACTGGCGCTCGGCGCAGGCAAGTCGGTGTTACTGGCGCTGAGCGGCAAATCTATTACCACACCCATCGCACTGGCCCTGGCGGAGACAATCCACGCTTCTCTCAGCCTTACTGCGGCCATTGTGGTTTTAACCGGGGTTGTCGGAGCTATCGCTGGCCCATTTTTAATGAGTCGTCTCAATATTCACGATGAGCGCATTGTCGGTATCGTACTCGGCATCAATGCCCACGCGGTAGGAACGGCGCGGGCATTAGAAATCAGTGCCTTATGCGGCGCCTGTGCAGCGTTGGCGATGGGTACCTGCGGTGCGCTCACAGCACTGATTTTGCCGCTCATTATCAGTGGATAA
- the rsd gene encoding sigma D regulator, with product MLENCKSARERWGGVSEIIDRWLQSRQILLVSYYHLSEKKEFNEGDSETENGVRHLCQLLVDYVSAGHFEVYEQLILEGQAFDDKQGLQQARELYRDIDVTTDVAVDFNDKYQETDDLSSLNPDLSQLGEALETRFSSEDRMIALLHTAHKNQLV from the coding sequence ATGCTGGAAAATTGTAAATCTGCGCGCGAGCGCTGGGGTGGCGTCAGTGAAATCATTGACCGCTGGCTACAGTCCCGACAAATCCTGCTGGTGAGTTACTACCATCTATCAGAAAAAAAAGAGTTTAACGAAGGTGACTCGGAGACCGAGAACGGTGTGCGTCATCTTTGCCAGTTACTCGTAGACTACGTCTCTGCAGGACACTTTGAGGTATACGAACAGCTGATACTGGAAGGCCAGGCTTTTGACGATAAGCAGGGGCTGCAACAGGCGCGGGAACTCTATCGGGATATTGATGTGACCACTGATGTCGCAGTCGATTTCAATGATAAGTACCAGGAAACCGACGATCTATCCAGCCTGAATCCGGATTTGTCACAGCTGGGGGAAGCATTGGAAACCCGCTTTAGTTCCGAAGATCGAATGATCGCACTTTTGCACACGGCCCATAAAAACCAGCTGGTCTAA
- a CDS encoding FKBP-type peptidyl-prolyl cis-trans isomerase — translation MNKYPLAAAIALGLALTGCNEQGSKQEKEVSLDTQEKKVSYIIAEDMAKRLEAQDVKLDPQVVLMALNDVSSGRESRLSDEEKQQTIAAFQEQMQKKQQEMLAEQEKEFKETADKNLQEGKTFLEENAKKEGVITTDSGLQYKVITEGSGTKPSENSTVEVDYKGTLINGEEFDSSYARGEPVQFPVNGVIKGWTEALQLMKEGSKWELYIPSELAYGPGGAGGKIGPNATLIFEVELHKANVGKEDGAEKKEEKKEEPKSE, via the coding sequence ATGAATAAATACCCTTTGGCTGCAGCAATTGCCCTTGGCCTGGCGCTGACCGGCTGTAACGAACAGGGATCTAAGCAGGAAAAAGAAGTTTCCCTGGACACCCAGGAGAAGAAGGTCAGCTACATCATTGCCGAAGATATGGCTAAGCGCCTTGAGGCTCAAGATGTGAAGCTGGATCCTCAAGTGGTGTTGATGGCTCTCAACGATGTTTCCAGCGGTCGTGAATCCCGTTTGTCTGATGAAGAAAAGCAGCAAACTATTGCCGCCTTCCAGGAGCAAATGCAGAAGAAACAGCAGGAGATGCTGGCCGAGCAGGAAAAAGAGTTTAAAGAGACCGCTGACAAAAATCTGCAGGAAGGTAAAACTTTCCTCGAAGAGAACGCCAAGAAAGAAGGCGTTATTACTACAGACTCTGGCCTGCAGTACAAAGTGATTACTGAAGGTTCCGGCACTAAGCCCAGTGAAAACAGCACTGTTGAGGTGGACTACAAAGGTACCCTGATCAATGGTGAAGAATTTGATAGTTCCTACGCCCGTGGGGAGCCGGTTCAGTTCCCGGTTAATGGTGTTATCAAGGGTTGGACCGAAGCGTTGCAACTGATGAAAGAAGGTTCCAAGTGGGAGCTTTACATTCCTTCCGAGCTGGCATATGGCCCGGGTGGTGCAGGCGGTAAGATCGGTCCTAACGCAACGTTGATTTTTGAAGTGGAGCTGCATAAAGCTAATGTTGGCAAGGAAGATGGCGCCGAGAAAAAAGAAGAGAAAAAAGAAGAGCCCAAAAGTGAGTAA
- a CDS encoding histidine kinase — translation MAAKQRAVNPVAELEAQISKLTIKLDKARNKKVTDTGKSVLKAGKALTSAKDKLAKAKAKLVDARTAAKARKTAATKKRVETAKANVEKHNEALQQAKAIHAEAKSAETQAKAELKAAETVRKAGMKAEKLLNKTKPKPRKAASTKKAATAKTTAAKSRTKASAASAAKTTKKTAVKKSTEKRTSAKKAPAKTATAAKTVKKAPAKKASSAEKKTPAKKAPTKKAASAEKKTPAKKAPAKTAAAKKPAASKPNAEAKPAVAAVKPKAEAPKIEATKPEATQKPNDDSKAVAQAKQQKPVETPPAAATITPSTPANSLFSSEQPSGE, via the coding sequence ATGGCTGCCAAACAAAGAGCTGTCAATCCGGTCGCAGAACTGGAAGCACAAATTTCCAAGCTAACCATCAAGCTGGACAAAGCCCGCAACAAGAAAGTTACCGATACCGGCAAAAGTGTTTTAAAAGCCGGAAAAGCACTAACCTCTGCAAAAGATAAATTGGCCAAAGCTAAAGCCAAGCTTGTAGACGCTAGAACTGCAGCCAAGGCACGAAAGACAGCTGCAACCAAGAAACGTGTTGAAACGGCCAAAGCCAATGTAGAAAAACACAACGAAGCTCTCCAGCAAGCCAAGGCTATACACGCCGAAGCAAAGAGTGCCGAGACTCAGGCAAAGGCCGAGTTGAAGGCTGCCGAGACAGTACGCAAGGCTGGGATGAAAGCAGAAAAGCTCTTAAACAAAACCAAACCGAAACCCCGTAAAGCGGCCAGCACCAAGAAAGCGGCAACTGCTAAGACCACCGCAGCCAAGAGCCGCACTAAAGCGAGTGCCGCAAGTGCTGCAAAAACCACAAAAAAGACCGCAGTAAAAAAATCCACTGAAAAGAGAACCAGTGCCAAGAAGGCGCCGGCAAAAACCGCCACTGCCGCCAAAACTGTAAAGAAAGCACCTGCTAAGAAGGCTTCCTCAGCAGAGAAGAAAACCCCCGCAAAGAAAGCTCCTACGAAGAAGGCTGCTAGCGCTGAAAAGAAAACCCCGGCAAAAAAAGCTCCAGCTAAAACCGCTGCAGCCAAGAAGCCAGCGGCCAGCAAGCCCAACGCAGAAGCCAAGCCTGCAGTAGCAGCTGTAAAACCAAAAGCAGAAGCTCCGAAGATTGAGGCCACTAAGCCTGAGGCCACCCAAAAACCCAACGACGATTCAAAAGCAGTGGCCCAGGCCAAGCAGCAAAAGCCGGTGGAAACTCCGCCTGCTGCAGCGACGATTACTCCCAGTACTCCCGCAAACAGCCTGTTTTCTTCGGAGCAACCTAGCGGCGAATAG
- a CDS encoding TIGR02444 family protein, with the protein MTNTSPPSSPKENPLWQFSLDFYAYQDVEQFLLDCQDRNGADVCLLLWASYTTVCGKEISEEGWRVADRGIAPRRRMISSVRHLRRWLGRLRPHTQRAYALCKRYELKLEQMQLAALWKIYAEDWPGDRSALELASQQYGLLQKDQARWVGLIENYLAHRGAAG; encoded by the coding sequence GTGACAAATACTTCACCTCCATCTTCCCCCAAGGAAAACCCCCTCTGGCAGTTCAGCTTGGACTTTTATGCCTATCAGGATGTCGAGCAATTCCTGCTCGACTGCCAGGACAGAAATGGCGCTGATGTGTGTCTTCTGTTGTGGGCGAGTTATACAACCGTTTGTGGCAAGGAGATCAGTGAGGAGGGTTGGAGAGTTGCAGATCGAGGAATTGCACCGCGCAGGCGAATGATTAGCAGTGTGAGACACCTGCGTCGTTGGCTGGGGCGTTTGCGTCCCCATACTCAAAGGGCTTATGCACTGTGTAAACGCTATGAGTTGAAACTGGAACAAATGCAGTTGGCTGCCCTATGGAAAATTTATGCTGAGGACTGGCCGGGGGATCGCTCTGCGCTGGAGCTTGCATCCCAGCAGTATGGCTTGTTGCAAAAAGATCAGGCCCGTTGGGTGGGCCTGATCGAAAACTACTTGGCTCACAGGGGGGCAGCAGGCTAA
- a CDS encoding ATP-binding cassette domain-containing protein, producing the protein MINLQGVSLHRGERDLLDSADCRIFPGHKVGIIGANGCGKSTLFKLLLGQLETDAGRVDLPSTWRISHMAQEVEASEQSALDYVLDGDSELRLLQKQLAEAEASSNTDGHKLAELHERMASIDGYSGPARAAQLLDGLGFSHAEQQRPVRSFSGGWRIRLNLGRALMCPADLMLLDEPTNHLDLDATLWLEQWLQRFPGTLLIISHDRDFLDAVVDGIVSFEQQKLVLYSGNYSAFERARAERLAQQQIQFEKQQAERAHMEDFVRRFRAKASKAKQAQSRLKALDRMALIAPAHVDSPFHFTLPSSDKTSNPLIDLREADIGYTDRVVVKDVQLGIQPGRRIGLLGPNGAGKSSLIKTLAGTLAPLSGERQCGEHLAIGYFAQHQLEALDSNGSPLLHLQRLSPDASEQSLRDFLGGYGFIGDRVFEIVGGFSGGEKARLALALLAWQKPNLLLLDEPTNHLDLEMRHALTLALAEFPGAVILVSHDRHLLANTADEFILVADGRAEPYSGDLDDYKQWLLGFNRDKKRKEEKSSTVSGSEEKAPEDKKTQRRAAAALREQLKPLTNKLKNIERQMAAAEKALAAVQEKLADEALYSGGQQEEIARLNRQQSEQQELMEELEMDWLEISETLEDIRSE; encoded by the coding sequence GTGATCAATTTACAAGGGGTTTCCCTGCACCGTGGTGAGCGCGACCTACTGGACAGCGCAGATTGCAGAATCTTCCCCGGCCACAAAGTGGGAATTATCGGTGCCAACGGCTGTGGCAAGTCAACTCTGTTCAAATTATTACTCGGTCAGCTGGAGACCGACGCCGGGCGGGTCGACCTGCCCAGTACCTGGCGTATCTCCCATATGGCCCAGGAGGTAGAAGCCAGCGAGCAGTCGGCCCTGGATTACGTTTTGGACGGCGATAGCGAGCTACGTCTTTTACAAAAGCAACTGGCGGAAGCCGAGGCCAGCAGTAATACCGACGGTCACAAGCTGGCGGAGCTGCACGAGCGCATGGCCAGCATCGACGGCTACAGTGGCCCAGCACGCGCCGCACAGCTCCTCGATGGACTGGGCTTCTCCCATGCAGAACAACAGCGCCCCGTGCGCAGCTTTTCCGGTGGCTGGCGTATTCGTCTCAACCTCGGCCGCGCTCTGATGTGCCCTGCAGATCTTATGTTATTGGATGAGCCCACCAACCACTTGGACCTGGATGCCACCCTTTGGCTGGAGCAGTGGCTGCAACGCTTTCCCGGCACCCTGCTGATTATTTCCCACGACCGGGATTTCTTGGATGCGGTAGTCGACGGCATTGTCAGCTTTGAACAGCAAAAACTGGTCTTGTACAGTGGCAACTACAGTGCCTTCGAGCGCGCCCGTGCCGAGCGCCTGGCCCAGCAACAAATACAGTTTGAAAAGCAGCAGGCTGAACGCGCGCATATGGAAGATTTTGTGCGACGCTTTCGCGCCAAGGCGAGCAAGGCCAAGCAGGCACAGAGCCGTCTGAAAGCCCTGGACCGAATGGCTCTGATAGCCCCGGCCCATGTGGACTCTCCCTTTCACTTTACTTTGCCGTCCTCAGATAAAACCTCTAATCCGTTAATCGACCTGCGCGAGGCAGATATCGGCTATACCGACAGGGTGGTGGTGAAGGATGTCCAGCTGGGCATTCAACCGGGGCGCCGTATCGGCTTGCTCGGGCCAAATGGTGCGGGCAAATCCTCCCTGATCAAAACCCTGGCCGGCACACTGGCGCCCCTCAGCGGGGAACGTCAATGTGGCGAGCATCTGGCCATCGGCTATTTTGCCCAGCACCAACTGGAGGCACTGGACAGTAACGGCTCACCCTTACTGCACCTGCAAAGATTGAGCCCGGATGCCTCGGAACAATCACTTCGGGATTTTCTCGGCGGCTACGGTTTTATCGGCGACCGGGTATTCGAAATAGTAGGCGGCTTCTCCGGGGGCGAAAAAGCCCGCTTGGCCCTGGCGCTGCTGGCCTGGCAAAAGCCCAACCTGTTACTTCTCGACGAGCCGACAAACCACTTGGATTTGGAAATGCGCCACGCCCTGACCCTGGCATTGGCAGAATTTCCCGGCGCCGTCATATTGGTTTCCCACGATCGCCACTTACTGGCCAATACCGCCGACGAATTTATCCTGGTAGCCGATGGCCGGGCCGAACCCTATAGTGGCGATCTGGACGACTACAAACAGTGGCTGCTCGGTTTTAACCGGGATAAGAAACGCAAGGAGGAAAAGTCTTCTACGGTTTCTGGCTCTGAAGAAAAAGCCCCAGAGGATAAGAAAACCCAAAGACGCGCCGCCGCCGCACTGCGCGAGCAACTGAAGCCCCTGACCAACAAGCTCAAGAATATAGAGCGACAGATGGCTGCGGCAGAAAAGGCATTGGCTGCGGTACAGGAAAAACTTGCCGATGAGGCACTTTACAGTGGCGGCCAGCAGGAAGAAATAGCACGACTTAACAGGCAGCAATCGGAGCAGCAGGAGTTAATGGAAGAACTGGAAATGGACTGGCTGGAGATTTCTGAAACGTTGGAGGATATTCGCAGCGAGTAA